The following are from one region of the Cyclopterus lumpus isolate fCycLum1 chromosome 21, fCycLum1.pri, whole genome shotgun sequence genome:
- the clybl gene encoding citramalyl-CoA lyase, mitochondrial, with protein sequence MAAHITRAVRRLAPQDGGRLLSAAWRAHAEARRSLRHLAGPSPRYTPRRAVLYCPGNDERKLRKLASLDVDCAVLDCEDGVALGKKTEARETISRMLAELDLGRTEKCVRVNSVSSGLAEADLQVILQAEVLPPAIMLPKVEDTQEVQWFVGRFQHNLKGRLLTEPIRLVTFVETAVGLLNFQAVCEEIRRLAPEAGLQHDGVVFGSDDFCASIGATRTEDARELLYARQKVVVTTKAFGLQAIDLVHIDYKDVEGLRRQAREGALMGFTGKQVIHPGQIQAVQEEFSPSQERVQWAKELIVAFDQHQEEGKGAFTFRGSMIDMPSVKQARNLLVLSTAVPEEPRS encoded by the exons GGATGGCGGTCGGCTCCTGTCCGCCGCCTGGCGGGCGCACGCCGAAGCGCGCCGTTCTCTCCGTCACCTGGCGGGCCCCTCGCCGCGCTACACCCCCCGCAGGGCGGTGCTCTACTGCCCCGGCAACGACGAGCGAAAGTTGAGGAAGCTGGCGTCGCTGGACGTCGACTGCGCCGTCCTGGACTGCGAGGACGGCGTGGCCCTCGGCAAAAAG ACTGAAGCCAGGGAGACAATTTCCAGGATGCTGGCGGAGCTGGACCTGGGCCGGACGGAGAAGTGCGTGAGGGTGAACTCTGTGTCCAGCGGGTTAGCCGAGGCTGACCTGCAGGTCATCCTGCAGGCTGAGGTTCTGCCTCCTGCCATCATGCTGCCCAAAGTGGAGGACACGCAGGAAGTGCAGTGG TTTGTTGGCAGGTTTCAGCACAACTTGAAAGGACGGCTACTGACGGAGCCCATTCGCCTGGTCACCTTCGTGGAAACCGCTGTGGGCCTGCTCAATTTTCAG GCGGTGTGTGAGGAAATCCGTCGGCTCGCTCCGGAGGCCGGTCTCCAGCATGACGGCGTGGTGTTCGGCTCTGATGACTTCTGCGCGAGCATAG GTGCCACACGGACTGAAGATGCCAGGGAGCTCCTCTACGCGAGGCAGAAGGTGGTGGTCACCACCAAAGCGTTCGGTCTGCAGGCCATCGACCTGGTCCACATCGACTACAAAGACGTGGAGGGGCTGAGGCGACAGGCCAGAGAGGGGGCTCTCATGGGCTTTACAG gtaAGCAGGTCATCCACCCAGGGCAGATCCAGGCTGTGCAGGAGGAGTTCTCCCCCAGTCAAGAGAGGGTCCAGTGGGCCAAAGAGCTCATCGTTGCTTTTGACCAGCACCAAGAGGAGGGAAAG GGCGCGTTCACCTTCCGTGGCAGCATGATCGACATGCCGTCGGTGAAGCAGGCCCGTAACCTCCTCGTGCTGTCCACCGC